One Paenibacillus riograndensis SBR5 DNA segment encodes these proteins:
- a CDS encoding H-type small acid-soluble spore protein: MDVQRAKAIYASKDMISVHLDGEPVWIEHVDAENGMATVQVGSRPTNTHTVGVERLEEQES, translated from the coding sequence ATGGATGTACAACGGGCAAAAGCGATTTATGCCTCCAAGGATATGATTTCTGTACATCTGGACGGAGAACCTGTCTGGATAGAGCATGTAGATGCGGAAAATGGAATGGCTACAGTGCAGGTAGGTTCACGTCCGACGAATACACATACGGTGGGTGTGGAGCGTCTGGAAGAACAGGAGAGCTGA
- the cls gene encoding cardiolipin synthase, translated as MAYYKKYLEGEGLKIFAFILCLFILQLAVILLLEFRRPQRALAWLFIAFCCPPAGLLFYYFFGRDYWQSRKLHKRCISLFREIRAHLSGKIKLVADAADSGNPHFADHKELLHLLSRLSELPVTGRNKCQVLFDGREAFEAMLDAMEAARDNIHMEFYIFRDDEIGERFQDVMIRKSRQGVRVRLLCDGLGSHKLGRRFIRTLRNAGVEVHFFLPPLISLLDRRFNFRNHRKIIVVDGRVGFTGGLNIGDDYLGKDPKLGYWRDTHLRLEGDAVYSLQYIFLKDWRLATGEGMNHPRFFPAHKCTDQEAVLMVASGPDGALDASQEMYFASIVAAKQRIWITSPYFIPDPTICRALKNAVLSGVDVRIIIPAIPDNRLVYYASLSYLENLQDAGVKFYRYQKGFMHAKVMIIDDLLGTVGSANLDMRSFYSNFELTAVLLRPEVIAGLAASVEQDLQHSEFIEPVIFRRRGNHVKLIESLCQLLSPLL; from the coding sequence GTGGCCTACTATAAAAAATACCTGGAGGGTGAAGGATTGAAAATATTTGCGTTCATTCTATGTCTTTTTATTCTACAGCTTGCTGTCATCCTTCTGCTTGAATTCCGCCGCCCGCAAAGAGCTTTGGCCTGGTTGTTTATTGCCTTCTGCTGTCCGCCGGCCGGTCTGCTGTTCTATTATTTTTTTGGCCGGGATTACTGGCAGAGCCGCAAGCTGCACAAAAGATGCATTTCGTTGTTTCGGGAAATCCGCGCCCATCTGTCCGGTAAAATAAAGCTTGTAGCAGATGCGGCAGATAGCGGAAATCCGCATTTTGCAGATCACAAAGAACTGCTGCACCTGCTCTCCAGGCTGTCCGAGCTTCCGGTCACCGGCCGGAATAAGTGCCAAGTGCTGTTCGACGGGCGGGAAGCCTTTGAGGCAATGCTGGATGCCATGGAAGCGGCGCGGGATAACATCCATATGGAATTCTATATTTTCCGCGATGATGAGATCGGAGAACGGTTTCAGGACGTTATGATCCGCAAATCGCGCCAGGGGGTGAGGGTACGTCTGCTCTGTGATGGTCTCGGCAGTCATAAGCTGGGCCGGAGATTTATTCGCACGCTGAGAAATGCCGGAGTGGAGGTTCATTTCTTCCTGCCCCCGCTCATCTCCCTGCTGGACCGCCGGTTCAACTTCCGCAATCACCGGAAAATCATTGTGGTCGACGGGCGTGTAGGGTTCACCGGAGGCTTAAATATAGGGGATGATTATCTGGGAAAAGATCCGAAGCTGGGATATTGGCGGGATACCCATCTGCGTCTGGAGGGGGATGCGGTCTACAGTCTGCAGTATATTTTTCTGAAGGACTGGCGTCTGGCAACGGGTGAGGGGATGAACCATCCCCGGTTTTTTCCGGCGCATAAATGCACTGATCAAGAGGCTGTTCTGATGGTTGCCAGTGGACCGGACGGGGCGCTGGATGCCTCGCAGGAGATGTATTTTGCGTCAATTGTGGCGGCCAAGCAGCGGATATGGATTACCTCACCTTATTTTATTCCCGATCCTACGATCTGCCGGGCGTTAAAAAACGCAGTGCTGAGCGGTGTGGATGTGCGGATTATCATTCCGGCTATACCGGACAACAGGCTGGTGTATTATGCTTCTCTATCATACCTGGAAAATCTGCAGGACGCCGGAGTGAAATTTTACCGCTATCAGAAAGGGTTTATGCATGCCAAGGTGATGATTATCGATGATCTGCTGGGGACGGTGGGCAGTGCCAATCTGGATATGCGCAGCTTTTACTCCAATTTTGAGCTGACAGCAGTCCTGCTTAGACCGGAGGTGATTGCCGGGCTGGCAGCCAGTGTTGAACAGGATTTGCAGCACAGCGAATTTATTGAGCCGGTAATCTTCCGAAGAAGAGGAAATCATGTCAAGCTCATAGAAAGTCTTTGTCAGCTGTTATCGCCGCTTTTATGA
- a CDS encoding ABC transporter permease: MGNFAALIHNENVKIYSRIRTWIMLIILAVMSALFPALFYYTSSDPSTTELWNSFQTTVSVSFFLNTIFTVVIASDSVAGEFSWGTIKLLLIRPWSRSKILLSKYISLILFSLLSTAVLIVFGYVSAMIFSSSSGLGGASVSDWSPAEYTFLGILCSYAELFVTAALAFMVSSVFRASGLAIGLSLFIMFAKDIIAAIFSPERYEWAKYLIFTHMDLHGYLLTDKGPGGSTLGFALVVLAVYYLIFMLVSWIVFRKRDVAA; this comes from the coding sequence TTGGGTAATTTCGCGGCTCTCATACATAATGAGAACGTCAAAATCTACAGTCGTATACGCACATGGATTATGCTGATTATTCTGGCGGTGATGAGCGCGCTGTTTCCGGCATTGTTCTACTATACCAGCAGCGATCCCTCCACAACAGAACTGTGGAACAGCTTCCAGACGACCGTGAGTGTTTCTTTCTTCCTGAATACGATCTTTACTGTGGTGATCGCTTCCGACTCCGTGGCGGGCGAATTTTCCTGGGGAACGATTAAGCTGCTGCTGATCCGCCCTTGGAGCCGTTCCAAAATACTGCTGTCCAAATATATTTCCCTGATCCTGTTCAGCCTGCTGAGCACTGCTGTGCTGATCGTTTTCGGATATGTGTCGGCGATGATATTCTCGTCTTCGTCCGGACTTGGAGGAGCTTCCGTCTCGGATTGGAGTCCGGCAGAGTATACATTCCTGGGCATCCTGTGCAGCTATGCCGAGCTGTTTGTCACCGCTGCGCTGGCCTTCATGGTTTCCAGTGTGTTCCGTGCAAGCGGGCTGGCTATCGGATTGTCGCTGTTCATTATGTTCGCCAAGGATATTATCGCGGCAATCTTCAGCCCTGAGCGTTACGAGTGGGCCAAATACCTGATCTTCACCCACATGGATCTGCATGGCTATTTGCTGACAGACAAGGGTCCAGGCGGGTCCACGCTGGGATTCGCTCTCGTGGTGCTCGCTGTCTATTATCTGATATTCATGCTGGTGTCATGGATTGTATTCCGTAAAAGAGACGTTGCCGCGTAG
- a CDS encoding ABC transporter ATP-binding protein translates to MPNTAEVVKPVASLMGVTKKIGSKTLVSDLTLDIPPGQIFGFLGPNGAGKTTTIRMMVGLISISRGDILICGRSIKDHFEEAVANIGAIVENPEMYKFLTGYQNLRQYARMVPGVNKKRIHEVVELVGLGQRIHDKVKTYSLGMRQRLGVAQALLHRPKLLILDEPTNGLDPQGIRELRDYLRRLCQEEGTTVFVSSHLLSEMELMCDSVAIIQNGKLIDVKQLKAVGAEILPDGETLFEVSDPEAALALLGTGVLKDGGVAVAADREVIAELNAKLVTGGIKVYGIRVLSRSLEDQFLEITGGEGIG, encoded by the coding sequence ATGCCGAACACGGCAGAAGTGGTGAAGCCCGTCGCCAGTCTTATGGGTGTAACCAAAAAAATCGGCAGCAAGACGCTGGTCAGCGACTTGACGCTTGATATCCCGCCCGGACAAATCTTTGGATTCCTCGGGCCGAATGGTGCCGGCAAAACAACCACCATTCGCATGATGGTCGGACTGATCTCGATCAGCCGCGGGGATATCCTGATTTGCGGCCGCAGCATTAAAGATCATTTTGAAGAAGCTGTGGCGAATATAGGAGCGATCGTAGAGAATCCGGAGATGTACAAGTTCCTGACCGGATACCAGAATCTGCGCCAATACGCGCGTATGGTTCCCGGTGTGAATAAGAAGCGGATTCATGAGGTTGTAGAGCTGGTCGGGCTGGGACAGCGGATTCATGACAAGGTGAAAACCTATTCGCTGGGAATGCGCCAGCGGCTGGGGGTAGCCCAGGCGCTGCTGCACCGTCCGAAGCTCCTGATTCTGGATGAGCCGACGAACGGCCTTGATCCGCAGGGGATTCGCGAGCTGCGTGATTATTTGCGCCGATTGTGCCAGGAAGAGGGAACTACGGTGTTCGTCTCCAGCCATCTGTTGTCCGAGATGGAGCTGATGTGTGACTCGGTGGCGATCATCCAGAACGGCAAACTGATTGACGTGAAGCAGCTCAAAGCAGTAGGGGCTGAAATACTGCCTGACGGCGAGACGCTGTTTGAGGTTAGTGATCCTGAAGCGGCGCTGGCCCTGCTGGGGACCGGGGTGCTGAAGGATGGGGGCGTTGCCGTCGCAGCGGACCGCGAAGTCATCGCAGAGCTGAATGCGAAGCTGGTAACGGGCGGAATTAAGGTCTACGGTATTCGGGTGCTGTCCCGTTCACTGGAGGATCAATTCCTGGAAATCACCGGAGGTGAAGGCATTGGGTAA
- a CDS encoding bactofilin family protein, whose protein sequence is MPVKSTDSLIGHGGTLEGKLNCDTNLRIEGNFSGEINCQGTVTVGEQGTVRSSIRAQDIIIAGKVYGDVIADQRLMMTDTGQLHGNILAGSLSIMEGSVLNGSVAMAEEPATEKAGGLQKKEHADKAGKRSSKQAETA, encoded by the coding sequence ATGCCAGTAAAGTCCACCGACTCCTTAATCGGGCACGGCGGAACTTTGGAGGGGAAGTTGAACTGCGACACCAATTTACGGATCGAGGGCAACTTCAGCGGAGAAATCAACTGCCAGGGAACGGTTACCGTCGGTGAGCAGGGAACCGTCCGCTCCAGTATCAGGGCACAGGATATCATCATTGCAGGCAAGGTCTACGGGGATGTGATTGCGGACCAGCGGCTGATGATGACAGACACCGGACAGCTGCATGGCAATATTCTGGCCGGCAGCTTAAGCATCATGGAGGGCAGTGTGCTCAACGGCTCCGTTGCCATGGCCGAAGAGCCCGCCACAGAAAAAGCAGGCGGACTTCAGAAAAAAGAACATGCGGACAAAGCCGGCAAACGCAGCTCCAAACAAGCAGAAACGGCTTAG
- a CDS encoding M23 family metallopeptidase, producing MKKQPDHNRITLLVVREAGRPVRQLQLSKPLALVLPAAAALSLSSLVTSMHFHASRSISELEAEAAALSLTNLRMEMKVADKDKALLQLRSQVTELSEEADQIKEKLKSVSELEQQLQSLIDKDSSAASGSKKETSASKTSASAGNLPEASAAAAAPSSLTGLPGSPLIAVSPASAAPVLSAVQFRLEAMPAALDGAVTPQVGGEYIAVYQNDPLALVRETKDDYEEIRSMLDEMMSSITSTITEAKKANTAKADLQAKQARAEKARLAPAVLWPTQSKVITSSFGYRSDPFKGVAAYHSGIDIAGSIGDPIYAAMDGVVTAAEQMGARGKYIILQHDNGLETWYMHLNTMLVAPGTKVSKGQKIALLGNTGRSTGPHLHFQVVKQNKPVNPLGYVQP from the coding sequence ATGAAGAAACAGCCCGATCATAACCGGATCACGCTGCTCGTTGTCCGCGAAGCCGGGCGTCCGGTAAGACAGCTTCAGCTATCCAAACCGCTCGCTCTGGTGCTGCCGGCCGCAGCGGCCCTTTCTCTCTCCAGTCTGGTCACCTCCATGCATTTTCATGCCTCCCGCTCCATATCCGAGCTGGAAGCGGAAGCTGCGGCACTGTCCCTGACCAATTTGCGGATGGAAATGAAGGTTGCCGATAAGGATAAAGCCCTGCTGCAGCTCCGCAGTCAGGTAACCGAGCTATCGGAGGAAGCAGACCAGATCAAAGAGAAGCTGAAAAGTGTCAGCGAATTGGAGCAGCAGCTCCAGTCGCTTATTGACAAAGACAGCAGTGCAGCCTCCGGCAGCAAGAAAGAAACCTCTGCCTCCAAGACCTCCGCCTCCGCAGGCAACCTGCCTGAAGCCTCTGCGGCTGCAGCGGCACCATCCAGTCTGACAGGCTTACCCGGCAGTCCGCTTATTGCCGTCTCTCCCGCCTCTGCCGCTCCCGTGCTGTCCGCCGTGCAGTTCCGGCTGGAAGCGATGCCGGCTGCGCTTGACGGCGCGGTCACTCCGCAGGTCGGCGGAGAATATATCGCGGTCTACCAGAATGATCCCCTGGCGCTGGTACGGGAGACGAAGGATGACTATGAGGAAATCCGCAGCATGCTGGATGAAATGATGAGCAGTATCACTTCAACCATTACAGAAGCTAAAAAGGCAAATACCGCCAAAGCCGACCTGCAGGCCAAACAGGCACGCGCCGAAAAAGCCCGGCTGGCACCGGCCGTCCTCTGGCCTACACAATCCAAGGTTATTACCTCCAGCTTCGGCTACCGTTCTGACCCTTTTAAGGGAGTAGCAGCCTATCATTCCGGAATTGATATTGCCGGCAGCATCGGTGATCCTATTTATGCAGCAATGGATGGTGTTGTCACTGCCGCCGAGCAAATGGGCGCACGCGGCAAATATATTATTCTCCAGCATGACAACGGACTGGAGACCTGGTACATGCATTTGAACACAATGCTTGTTGCCCCGGGCACCAAGGTCAGCAAGGGCCAGAAGATCGCCCTGCTCGGCAACACCGGACGCAGCACAGGACCGCATCTTCATTTTCAGGTAGTCAAACAAAACAAGCCGGTCAATCCCTTGGGTTATGTACAGCCATAA
- the ku gene encoding non-homologous end joining protein Ku codes for MHTVWKGAISFGLVHVPVKMFSATEDKDISLRYIHKECGSPLSYVRKCPVCDKEVAWEEIGKGYEYDKGKFVLFEKEELEQLTEQSTKNIAILDFVDLTEIDPIYFQKTYYLSPDQAGANAYRLLMEAMRQTGKIGIAKISIRSKSSLAAIRVLADCLAIETIFYPDEVRPVSQVPGLPEPGIVNDKELDMAKLLISQLSTPFEPGKYTDDYRQRMLDLITHKIAGEEFHIAPARQESNVIDLMAALQASIEAVQHIPADPGPSAASAKTKGAASRKKTAAAKPAKTADGPAVVSEATGPIPVIAPKPKRRTAKSKEPGA; via the coding sequence ATGCATACCGTTTGGAAAGGGGCCATCAGCTTCGGGCTGGTCCATGTTCCGGTCAAAATGTTCTCCGCTACCGAGGACAAAGACATCTCGCTGCGTTACATCCACAAAGAATGCGGCAGCCCGCTGTCGTATGTGCGGAAATGCCCTGTCTGCGACAAGGAAGTGGCGTGGGAGGAAATCGGCAAGGGCTACGAATATGATAAGGGGAAGTTTGTCCTGTTTGAGAAAGAAGAACTGGAACAGCTGACGGAGCAGAGCACCAAGAACATTGCGATTCTGGATTTCGTGGACCTGACGGAGATCGATCCGATTTATTTCCAAAAAACGTATTACCTTTCCCCCGATCAGGCCGGGGCCAATGCTTACCGCCTGTTGATGGAAGCAATGCGCCAGACCGGCAAGATCGGCATCGCCAAAATCTCCATCCGTTCCAAAAGCAGTCTCGCCGCCATTCGCGTGCTGGCTGACTGCCTCGCCATTGAAACCATCTTTTACCCGGATGAGGTGCGGCCTGTGTCCCAGGTTCCAGGCCTGCCCGAGCCCGGCATCGTTAACGACAAGGAGCTGGATATGGCTAAGCTGCTGATCTCCCAGTTGTCCACCCCGTTTGAGCCGGGCAAATACACCGATGACTACCGCCAGCGCATGCTTGATCTGATCACTCACAAAATTGCCGGTGAGGAATTCCATATCGCTCCTGCCCGCCAGGAGAGCAATGTAATTGACTTGATGGCTGCGCTTCAAGCCAGTATTGAAGCCGTCCAGCATATCCCTGCTGATCCCGGCCCATCTGCGGCTTCCGCCAAAACCAAAGGCGCGGCGTCCAGGAAAAAAACAGCCGCAGCCAAACCGGCCAAAACTGCTGACGGCCCAGCAGTCGTTAGCGAGGCTACCGGACCGATTCCGGTCATTGCGCCCAAGCCGAAACGGCGGACAGCCAAGAGTAAAGAGCCGGGGGCTTAA
- a CDS encoding RNA polymerase sigma factor, whose product MDWIEQAVARVQAGEVEPYAQIVEAYQKPIHRYCSRLLGSRSEAEDAVQDILVKAYLNIAAYRSVASFSSWLYKIAYHHCLDLIRRRKRQQRVLQLFQPAPPPESPEQQMDRNIFSEPLAKALSRLSTEERNLLVLRIFEEQSFPEIAGILDKNMEAVKKKYRRTLMKLAKMMSAHKGGSEWNGKGSLLKKKM is encoded by the coding sequence TTGGACTGGATTGAACAGGCCGTTGCCCGCGTGCAGGCCGGAGAAGTGGAGCCTTACGCCCAAATTGTCGAGGCGTATCAGAAGCCGATTCACCGGTATTGCAGCCGCCTGCTGGGAAGCAGGTCCGAGGCAGAGGATGCCGTGCAGGATATCCTGGTCAAAGCCTATCTGAATATAGCAGCGTATCGCTCTGTTGCCAGCTTTTCCTCCTGGCTGTACAAGATTGCTTATCATCACTGCCTGGACCTTATCCGCAGGCGTAAAAGGCAGCAGCGGGTGCTGCAACTGTTTCAGCCTGCACCGCCGCCGGAAAGCCCCGAGCAGCAGATGGACCGGAATATATTTAGCGAACCGCTTGCTAAGGCGCTGTCCAGGCTGAGTACTGAAGAGAGAAATCTGCTGGTTTTGCGGATTTTTGAAGAGCAGAGCTTCCCGGAAATTGCGGGGATTTTGGATAAGAATATGGAAGCGGTCAAGAAAAAATACAGGCGGACCCTCATGAAATTGGCCAAAATGATGTCAGCTCATAAAGGAGGGAGCGAATGGAACGGCAAGGGATCTCTATTGAAGAAGAAAATGTGA
- the tsaE gene encoding tRNA (adenosine(37)-N6)-threonylcarbamoyltransferase complex ATPase subunit type 1 TsaE, translating to MNNIAETVFTYRSYSLEDTQQLAAELAASAEPGMVIGLDGDLGAGKTAFSQSFARHLGVQGIVSSPTFTIIKEYEGRLPLYHMDVYRISLQEADELGLDEYFYGQGVCLVEWSRIIADLMPPRLLHIAIETCGPEERLITVTGSGEPYGGVCRALNQKWGNER from the coding sequence TTGAACAACATCGCTGAAACGGTGTTCACTTACCGTTCATATAGCCTGGAGGATACACAGCAGCTGGCGGCTGAACTGGCCGCCTCAGCAGAACCGGGCATGGTTATCGGGCTGGACGGAGATCTGGGCGCTGGAAAAACAGCGTTCTCGCAGAGCTTTGCCCGTCATTTGGGTGTACAAGGGATCGTCAGCAGCCCGACATTTACGATTATCAAGGAGTATGAAGGGCGTCTGCCGCTCTATCATATGGATGTATACCGCATCTCGCTCCAGGAAGCGGACGAGCTGGGGCTGGATGAATATTTCTATGGGCAGGGCGTCTGCCTGGTAGAGTGGAGCCGTATTATTGCGGATTTGATGCCGCCGCGGCTTCTCCATATCGCTATAGAAACATGCGGGCCGGAGGAACGGCTGATTACAGTGACCGGAAGCGGGGAGCCTTACGGCGGGGTGTGCCGGGCTCTGAACCAGAAGTGGGGTAATGAAAGATGA
- a CDS encoding YitT family protein, whose product MTVSQKIFSNEEQKKPQKSEAFKRARLIQRIVMMVLGAAMMSVALEIFLVPNQLIDGGITGISIMISHIFHIPLGIILTLLNLPFLIIGYKQIGKTFALSTLFAVVLMSIGTQLLHPVAPLTGEPLLAAVFGGVILGVGVGLVVRYGGSLDGTEIVAILVSKKLPFSVGEVVMFFNLFILSGAGFVFGWNNAMFSLIAYYIAFKVIDVTLEGLDQSKSVWIISDKFRDIGEALTERLGRGVTYLDGEGGFSGDNKKVIFVVITRLEEAKLKSIVEDWDSDAFIAIGNIHDVKGGRFKKKAIH is encoded by the coding sequence ATGACTGTAAGCCAGAAAATATTCTCGAATGAGGAGCAGAAAAAGCCTCAGAAATCAGAAGCCTTTAAGCGGGCCAGGCTGATCCAACGGATCGTAATGATGGTGCTTGGAGCCGCGATGATGTCTGTAGCGCTGGAAATCTTCCTTGTTCCCAATCAACTGATTGACGGCGGAATTACCGGTATTTCCATTATGATATCCCATATTTTTCATATTCCCCTGGGGATTATATTGACGCTGCTTAACTTGCCGTTCCTTATCATCGGCTATAAGCAGATTGGTAAAACCTTTGCCTTATCCACTCTGTTTGCTGTAGTCCTGATGTCCATTGGCACTCAGCTGCTGCATCCTGTTGCCCCGCTGACCGGCGAACCGCTGCTGGCTGCAGTGTTTGGAGGCGTTATTCTGGGTGTGGGTGTGGGTCTTGTGGTGAGGTACGGAGGATCGCTGGATGGAACAGAAATTGTCGCGATTCTAGTTTCGAAGAAGCTCCCCTTCTCCGTAGGTGAAGTAGTCATGTTCTTCAACCTTTTTATTCTTTCCGGCGCAGGCTTTGTGTTCGGCTGGAATAATGCGATGTTCTCATTGATTGCGTACTATATTGCTTTTAAGGTGATTGATGTTACGCTTGAGGGTCTGGATCAATCGAAATCGGTATGGATTATCAGCGATAAATTCCGTGATATCGGGGAAGCGCTGACGGAGCGTCTCGGACGCGGTGTTACTTATCTGGATGGGGAAGGCGGTTTCTCCGGCGATAACAAGAAGGTTATATTTGTAGTCATTACCCGTTTGGAAGAAGCGAAGCTTAAATCCATCGTTGAGGATTGGGATTCCGACGCATTTATTGCCATCGGCAATATCCACGATGTGAAGGGCGGCCGTTTCAAGAAAAAAGCAATCCATTAG
- a CDS encoding ATP-dependent DNA ligase — translation MKLQPVVPFEPVLASQLPEGGQWIAQIKWDGVRMLSYCDGSEAELINRRGNRRTLQYPEIADPRAYCRAGSVILDGEVIALSGGKPSFHEVMRRDSLKNAAAIKAVSPQVPVLYMVFDILYCNGTWLLDQPLSRRQQMLGEMLLPHPHVQAVPSYADPAELYAAAVRQGLEGIVCKDSGSTYALGGKDKRWLKRKIIFDVTAVAGGVTFRDGTVNAVLLGLYDNEGKLHYIGHAGAGRMTVQDWRDLTEQAHTLASETMPFAELPERSKGAFWIKPQLVFKVHYLEWNASGTLRHPSIQARVELAPQHCLLSQRDASVVN, via the coding sequence ATGAAGCTGCAGCCCGTTGTTCCCTTCGAGCCTGTGCTGGCATCGCAGCTGCCGGAGGGCGGTCAGTGGATTGCCCAGATTAAATGGGATGGCGTGCGCATGCTCTCTTACTGTGACGGGAGCGAAGCGGAGCTGATTAACCGCCGCGGCAACCGGCGCACCCTGCAGTATCCCGAAATCGCCGACCCCAGAGCCTACTGCCGGGCCGGCTCGGTCATTTTGGACGGAGAAGTGATTGCGCTCAGCGGCGGCAAACCCTCCTTCCATGAGGTGATGCGCCGGGACAGCTTGAAGAATGCTGCGGCGATCAAAGCCGTGAGTCCGCAGGTTCCCGTGCTGTATATGGTATTTGACATTCTATACTGTAATGGCACATGGCTTCTGGATCAGCCGCTGTCCAGACGGCAGCAGATGTTAGGCGAAATGCTGCTCCCGCATCCGCATGTGCAGGCGGTGCCCAGCTATGCCGACCCGGCGGAGTTGTATGCCGCTGCGGTGCGCCAGGGGCTTGAGGGCATTGTCTGCAAGGACAGCGGCAGTACCTATGCGCTTGGAGGCAAGGACAAGCGCTGGCTAAAGCGGAAGATCATCTTCGACGTAACGGCTGTGGCAGGCGGCGTCACCTTCCGGGACGGAACAGTCAATGCCGTGCTGCTCGGCCTCTACGATAACGAGGGCAAGCTGCATTATATCGGCCATGCCGGGGCTGGCCGGATGACCGTGCAGGACTGGCGTGACCTGACCGAGCAGGCGCACACTCTGGCTTCGGAGACTATGCCGTTTGCCGAACTGCCGGAGCGGAGCAAGGGCGCATTCTGGATCAAGCCACAGCTTGTCTTCAAGGTTCATTATCTGGAATGGAATGCTTCAGGCACGCTGCGCCATCCGAGTATCCAAGCGAGAGTCGAACTGGCTCCGCAGCATTGCCTGCTGAGCCAGCGGGATGCCTCCGTCGTCAACTAA
- the ligD gene encoding non-homologous end-joining DNA ligase — protein sequence MPAAVKGSITVDGQEIIITNPDKPLWPEVGITKRIYLQKLAALSPYLLRYSRDRLLTVIRYPHGVPGMSFYQKNAPEPLPDFVRTATHDNITYIVLQGLPELLWLGNLAALEFHPSLHYVGSTLPCEWMIDLDPSLEVEPRIMEAAAVVGEVLQSLGIASVPKTSGATGVQIIVPIRPGVTFDGLRRIGHFVGRYVTEKRPDLFTLERLKKNRGDKIYFDYLQHYGGKTLAAPYTPRARPLATVSTPLLWEEVQHNVSPADFHLLNIEERLSIMGDLIAKVPPQPVEALIPKLP from the coding sequence ATGCCGGCAGCCGTCAAAGGCTCCATCACCGTCGATGGGCAAGAGATTATCATCACCAATCCCGACAAGCCGTTATGGCCTGAAGTGGGCATTACCAAACGGATTTACCTGCAAAAGCTGGCCGCCCTCTCCCCTTATCTGCTGCGCTATTCCCGTGACCGGCTGCTGACTGTAATCCGCTATCCGCACGGCGTTCCCGGCATGTCCTTTTATCAGAAAAATGCGCCGGAGCCTTTGCCGGATTTTGTGCGGACAGCAACTCACGACAACATTACCTATATTGTCCTGCAAGGACTGCCCGAGCTGCTCTGGCTGGGGAACTTAGCCGCGCTGGAGTTTCATCCCTCACTGCATTATGTCGGCAGCACTTTGCCCTGCGAATGGATGATTGACCTGGACCCGTCCCTTGAGGTCGAGCCGCGGATTATGGAAGCGGCGGCTGTTGTAGGGGAGGTACTGCAATCATTGGGGATTGCCTCAGTCCCCAAAACCTCCGGTGCAACCGGAGTGCAGATTATCGTTCCGATCCGGCCCGGAGTCACTTTCGATGGCCTGCGCCGGATCGGGCATTTTGTCGGCAGGTATGTAACTGAGAAACGTCCCGATCTGTTCACGCTGGAGCGGTTGAAGAAGAACCGGGGCGACAAAATTTATTTTGATTACCTTCAGCATTACGGGGGCAAAACGCTCGCCGCTCCGTACACGCCCCGTGCCCGGCCGCTGGCTACCGTCTCCACTCCTCTTTTGTGGGAAGAGGTTCAGCACAATGTTTCGCCTGCCGATTTCCATCTGCTCAACATTGAGGAACGCCTGAGCATCATGGGCGATCTGATCGCCAAGGTGCCGCCGCAGCCGGTGGAGGCTCTGATCCCCAAACTTCCTTGA